Proteins encoded within one genomic window of Macrobrachium nipponense isolate FS-2020 chromosome 9, ASM1510439v2, whole genome shotgun sequence:
- the LOC135217895 gene encoding uncharacterized protein LOC135217895 → MPKESHSEDLCASDILKLLEEIRQQLAQSILRCCPEDVTPRPESFRSLGEKLSSLGHTWNAELDKIEALNEAMRGSGVMAEFEEEILMLRQDFDPLNKELERIVPLLMMADNPVAHLYSQRKYFSSEELRTKSMAELMYILECRREELTQIQGGLVRLEDFRKFEDDSEKLMLQISKAIPQAQSLRRRLQIKKQTLDGNIRVICRVRPVVPNDKKMGNNGAESSAMKLLAGDKIEVTRCHGGRNKTDSFSFDKVFGPTHSQEDVFTEFAESLDCLFEGYNLCFFLYGQTGSGKTFTLVGSLGAADEGLLPRMTKLLYRQIQKYQGSGWQINATLGCFEIYDNKVVDLLDPLKIKDQKVGLKLGHANDPLVNLTRLGVWKAEDALRAVRGALKHRATGRNEINETSSRSHFVFTLTLKGLDESRRPFEAALSFADLAGTEDQNQAKATGKARQEAICINVELFGLRSLLKDVAAGNKVGRYKGQLPKLFHQLLEKSCIAFMVVNVSPCNGHINSSFHSLSFAKEVAECKLPRQN, encoded by the coding sequence ATGCCAAAAGAATCACACAGCGAGGATTTATGTGCCTCAGATATACTAAAACTGTTGGAAGAAATACGACAACAGCTTGCTCAGAGCATTTTGAGATGCTGTCCAGAAGACGTTACACCAAGACCCGAGTCCTTCCGTTCGCTGGGCGAGAAGTTGTCCTCCCTAGGACACACTTGGAATGCAGAACTCGACAAGATTGAAGCCCTTAACGAAGCCATGCGAGGATCCGGCGTGATGGCCGAATTCGAAGAGGAGATCTTGATGCTTCGCCAGGATTTCGACCCCTTGAACAAGGAACTGGAGCGGATTGTTCCCTTGCTAATGATGGCGGACAATCCTGTAGCTCATCTCTATTCTCAAAGGAAATACTTCAGTTCAGAGGAATTAAGGACAAAATCTATGGCTGAGTTAATGTACATACTAGAATGTCGGAGGGAAGAATTAACACAAATACAAGGTGGACTGGTAAGACTGGAGGATTTCAGAAAATTCGAGGACGACAGCGAAAAGCTAATGCTTCAAATCTCAAAAGCAATACCTCAAGCACAGTCTTTGAGAAGAAGGCTCCAGATCAAGAAACAGACGCTTGATGGAAACATTAGAGTCATCTGTCGAGTGAGACCAGTTGTCCCAAATGATAAGAAGATGGGAAACAATGGCGCTGAATCCAGCGCAATGAAGCTCCTGGCTGGCGATAAGATCGAAGTCACCCGCTGTCACGGAGGGAGGAACAAGACGGACAGCTTCTCTTTTGACAAGGTCTTCGGGCCCACACATTCACAGGAAGACGTTTTCACAGAGTTTGCCGAGTCTCTCGACTGCCTTTTCGAGGGGTACAATTTATGCTTCTTCCTCTACGGACAGACTGGCTCCGGTAAGACCTTCACACTAGTTGGCAGCCTAGGTGCTGCTGACGAGGGGCTGTTGCCCAGAATGACCAAGTTGCTCTATCGACAAATTCAGAAATACCAAGGCAGCGGCTGGCAAATCAATGCCACACTTGGCTGTTTTGAAATCTACGACAACAAGGTCGTGGATCTGCTCGACCCCCTAAAAATCAAGGATCAAAAAGTCGGCTTGAAGTTGGGGCACGCCAATGACCCATTGGTCAATCTCACCCGTCTGGGAGTCTGGAAAGCCGAGGACGCACTCCGGGCAGTCAGAGGAGCTTTGAAACACCGAGCAACCGGTCGAAACGAAATTAACGAGACATCATCAAGGTCACACTTCGTCTTCACACTGACCCTCAAAGGACTCGACGAATCCAGAAGGCCTTTCGAGGCTGCTCTCAGCTTTGCCGATTTGGCTGGGACCGAGGACCAGAATCAAGCGAAAGCAACGGGCAAAGCCCGGCAGGAAGCCATCTGTATTAATGTCGAGCTCTTCGGACTTCGAAGTCTCCTCAAGGACGTGGCTGCAGGGAACAAAGTCGGAAGATATAAGGGCCAGCTTCCAAAGCTCTTTCACCAATTGCTTGAGAAGAGCTGCATTGCATTCATGGTCGTGAACGTTTCGCCCTGCAATGGACATATCAACTCTTCGTTTCACTCACTCTCCTTTGCAAAGGAGGTTGCCGAATGTAAACTCCCGAGGCAGAACTAA